A segment of the Mycobacterium intracellulare ATCC 13950 genome:
CGGGGCGGTCGACGTCAGCGGGACCAACTGGGTCGTCTATCAGGGGTCCGGCGAAAGCGGCGCGGACGCCGAAGCCGTGTGGACGACCCGGCTAAGCGGCCCGGGCGGCGCGACGCAGATCGCGATAACCGGCGCCGGAAGCAGCGATCAGTTTCGTACGCTGGCCTCGGCGACGCAATCGCAGCCGCCGCTGCCGACGAGCCGATAGAAGGGGACTCGCATGGGTGCACCGGAGGCAGATCTGTCCGGGTGGTCGGCGGCGCCGTTCAGCGGTGGCGGCTACACCCACGACGTCTACCGCAAGGGCGCCGGCCCCGGTGTGGTGCTGATCCCTGAGCTGCCCGGAATACATCCCGGCGTGCTGGGCTTGGGTAATCACCTGGTGGACAACGGTTTCACCGTCGCAATCCCGTCGCTGTTCGGCGAGCCGGGCCGTGCCAAGACGGCCGGTTACCTCGTCGGCGCCATCGGACGAGCCTGTGTGGCAAGGGAATTCGCGGCGTTGGCGCTGAACAAGCAGCGGCCGGTGTCGGCGTTCCTGCGCGCGCTCGCGCGCGACCTCAACGCCTCGACGCCCGGCAAGGGCGTCGGCGTGATCGGCCAATGTTTCACCGGGGGATTCGCATTGGCCGCCGCGGTCGACGACAGCGTGCTGGCCCCGGTACTGTCGCAGCCGTCGGTGCCGTTCCCGCTCGGCGCCGCTCGGCGCCGCGACCCCGGCCTGAGCGAGTCCGAGCTGACCACCGTGGCCGACCGCTGCGCCACTGACGGCTTGTGCGCCATGGGATTACGATTCAGCGAGGACAAACTGTCGCCGGGCGAGCGGTTCGCGACGCTCAAGGAGCGCCTCGGGGACGCGTTCGAGGTGATCGACATCGATTCGGGCCCGACCAATCAGCACGGCTTCGGCAAGGCAGCGCATTCGGTGCTGACCGATGAGGTCCGTGAAATCGACGGACACCCCGCCTACGAGGCCCGTAAACGCGTGGTCCGATTCCTCACCGAGCGGCTCACCTAGCGGTCCGCTAGGCCGACCGCCTCGAACTGGCGAAATTCTCGGCGAGATCTGCTGCCTTGGCGACGCTTTCGGCGGGTGTCGTCATCCGGGCGGCAAGGTCGCGAGCTCGGATTGCGTACTCCGGCGCCAAGATTCGGCGCAGGTCTGCGACGAGCGATTCCCGGGTGGTGGCGGATAGGCGGCGGTGGGTGCCCACCTTGAGGCGGCGTTTCACCTGGGCTCCCCAGATGATCTGATTGCCGTCCACGGACAGGACCAGGGTGGGAATTCCGGCACGCAGACTTGCGGCGGTGGTGCCCGATCCGCCGTGGTGCACGGCGGCCCGGCACAGGGGAAAGATGGACGCGTAATTCAGCGCGCCGACCACCTTGACGTGATCGGAATGCGGGACGTCGTCGAAGTCGCCCCAGCCGGCGCAAATCAACGCCCGCTCGCCCAACTGCGCGCACGCCCCGCTGATCATCTCGATCGTGTCGGACGGAGATTCCACCGGCATGCTGCCGAAGCCGAAGAAAATCGGCGGTGTTCCCGCGGCAATCCACGATGCGGCCTCGTCGTCGGCGCCCGTCGCCAACTCCATCGTCAGCGCGCCCACGAAGGGCCGTTGGCGCCGCCATTTCGCCCATTCGGCCGCCAATCCCGGGAAGGCAACCTCGTCGTATGCCTGAATTTCCAAGGCTCTCAATGCGGCAATTCGTCGCGGTGAGGAAGACGTTGTCTTCGGCAGGCCGAGTTCGCCGCGCTGCGCGTCCTCGAGCTTTTTGCTCAGGCGCCACGTCAGCCAGTCGAACGCCCGCACCGCGAAGCGAGAGGCCGGTGCCGGCAAGATCGCCACAACCTGGCCGTTGGGACGCATCGGAACATGGTGCAGGGTAACCAACGGAAGACCATGGTATTCAGCCACATTGGCGGCGATTTCCTGATAGGTCTGCCCGGCGAGTACCACGTCGGCCCCCTCCGCCAACGACTTCAATGTCTCGTTCATGTGCGCCCAAGACTGGTCGGTGACCTTCTTGATTTCGAGCCCAGACCGCGATATGTCCCGAACCCTCCAGAACCTGCTGAACAGCGTCGTGGTGAAGGTGCGAAACGCGTCCATCCAGGCGTTCGTCTCCGCCCCGTAGGGCACCGCGGACAGGCCGGCCGATTGCGCGAAGCCGACCAAATCGGGCGGGACTGCGATGCACACATCATGCCCTCTGCGCTGCAGTTCGCGGCCGATAACAACAGCAGGCTCGATATCGCCTCGAGTTCCATAGCTTGCCAGCGCAAATCTCATGACGGATCTCAAACTTTCAATCGAGTGAAACCGGGACGGGTCACGTTATCTCTGAGTACAATTCGGACCATTTCACGATGTCGTCCAGGGGGCTGAGGAAATCAGTGTGCCTAATATCGCTGCACTCTATGGCAGCTCTCTCGGCGTGTGAACGGTGAAAATGGAATCTGATGGCGGCGCGTTACCGGCGGCCGCGGCGGCCGAACCGGCCAAGAGGTTGTTGTCGATCGACCTACTCGATGCCGATGAACACAGCCAGCTCGACGAATGGGGCAACCGAGCGGTGCTCGCACAGCCAGCCCGCACGCCGGTCTCGATTCCGCAATTGTTCGCGGCGCAGGTGGCCCGCGACGCGGAGGCGGTAGCGGTCACGTGCGGGAGCCGCTCGATGACCTACGGCGAGCTGAACGCGGCATCTAATCGATTGGCGCACCTGCTCGTTGACCGCGGCGCCGCCCCCGGCGAGCGTGTGGCGATGCTGCTGCCGCGCTGCGCCGAGGCGATCGTGGCGGTCCTGGCCGTGATCAAGACCGGGGCGGCCTACGTGCCGATGGATCCGGCGCACCCCGACGCGCGCCTCGGGATGGTCCTCGGCGACGCTGCCCCGATCGCCGTGATCACCACCGCGGACCTGCGTCTGCGGGTGGACACCTCGGACGTGCCCGTCATCGACATCAACGACTCCGCGATCGACGCCGGAGTTGCTGCCGCGTTGCCGGCCCCCGCCGCCGACAACCTCGCCTACATCGTCTACACCTCGGGCACCACCGGCATGCCCAAGGGCGTGGCCGTCACGCACCGCAATGTGACCCGGCTCCTCGAGTCACTCGACGCCGAACTGGCGCGGGGACAGGTGTGGACGCAATGCCATTCCCTGGCCTTCGACTACTCCGTCTGGGAAATCTGGGCTCCGCTTCTGTATGGCGCTCGGCTGCTGATCGTGCCCGACGGTGTCGTGCGTTCGTCGGAAGAATTCCACGCCCTGCTCGTGCGCGAACAGGTCAGCGTCTTGAGCCAGACCCCGTCGGCGTTCCACGCGCTGCAGACCGCCGACGCGCTGCACTCGGAGATGGGGCAGCTGAACCTCCAGACGGTGGCCTTCGGCGGCGAAGCGCTTGAACCGCAACGCCTTGCGTCGTGGTTCCGTAATCATCCGGGGTCGCCACGGATGATCAACATGTACGGCATCACCGAGACGACGGTGCACGCCTCGTTCCGGGAGATCGCCGTCCGCGACGTCGAGAACAGCGTCAGCCCGATCGGCGTGCCGTTGGCGCATCTCGCCTTCTTCGTGCTCGATAAGTTCCTGCGTCGGGTGTCGGCGGGCGCCGTCGGTGAGCTGTATGTGGCCGGTGCGGGAGTGGCCTCCGGATACTGGGGCCGGTCCGGGTTGACGGCGTCGCGGTTCGTGGCGTGCCCGTTCGGCGATGCCCAGGCGCCCGGTCAACGTATGTATCGCACGGGCGATCTGGTGCGCTGGGACGCTGACGGTGAGTTGCAGTATGTGGGCCGCGCGGATGAGCAGGTGAAAATCCGCGGATATCGCATCGAGTTGGGCGAGGTCAGGGCGGCACTCGGCGCGATGGACGGCGTCGAGCAGGCTGCCGTGATCGCCCGTGAGGACCGTCCCGGCGACAAGCGCCTGGTCGGCTACGTCACCGGGACCGCCGATCCGGTCAAGGTGCGCGCGCAACTGGCGGATCGATTGCCGGAATATATGGTGCCGGCCGCGGTCGTGGGGCTGCAGGCTCTGCCGCTGACGGTCAACGGCAAACTCGACACACGCGCCCTGCCGGCACCGGAGTACCGGGACGCCGACCGTTACCGCGCGCCGGGAGACGCGGTCGAGCAGGTCCTGGCCGACATCTATGCCCAGGTCCTCGGTGTCGATCGGGTCGGCGTGGACGACTCGTTCTTCGACCTGGGCGGGGACAGCGTGTTGTCGATGCAGGTGGTGGCCCGGGCGCGCGCGGCCGGTGTGGCGTGTCGACAGCGCGATGTCTTCGTCGAGCAGACGGTGGCCCGGCTTGCGCAGGTGGCCGTCTTGCTCGATGGCGAGGCGGCGGAGGTCGACGAGGGCGTCGGTGCGGTGGTGGCCACCCCGATCATGCGCTGGCTACACGATTTTGACGGTCCGGTCGATGAGTACAACCAGACGGTGGTGCTGCAAGCTCCCTCCGGAGTGACCGAGGCCGACGTTGTCGTCGTGCTGCAAGCCCTGCTGGACCGCCACGCCATGCTGCGGCTGCGCGCCGCGGACACCGGGGACGGGGATTGGTCGCTGTGGGTACCCGAGGTAGGGGCCGTGGACGCCCGCGCCTGCCTGCAGTCGGTGGATGCGTTGTCCGACGAGGCGCTCGTGGCCGCGCGGTCACGGTTGAATCCGGCGACCGGGGCGATGTTCACCGCGTTGTGGGTGCCGAACACGGGCCAGTTGGCGTTGATGATTCACCATCTGTCCGTGGATGTGTCGTCGTGGCGAATCCTGTTCGAAGACTTGAACATTGCATGGGCGCAACATCACCACGGGCAGCCGGTCGAATTGCCCACTGGTGGAACGTCGTTCGCGCGGTGGGCGGCGATACTGAGTGAGCACGCGCGCAGCCCGGCGGTCGTGGAGCTGGCCGACGCATGGCGCCAATTGTTGGCGACGCCCGCCGCGTTGCCCGCGGTGCGACCGGCGGTCGACACCTACGCCCGCGCTGGTCACCTGTTGGCGACGCTGGATATCGAGACCACTCACCAGTTGCTGGGCGAGGTGTCGGCCACGTTTCACGCTGGGGTGCAAGACGTTCTGTTGATCGCGTTCGGGTTGGCCTGGAACGAATTCCTCGGCGCCGCCGGCTCACCGATCGGTATCAGCGTCAAAGGTCACGGCCGCGCCGAAGAACTGCGGCGCGACGTCGACCTGTCGCGCACCGTGGGATGGTTCACCAGTAAGTACCCGGTGGCGCTGACGGTGGGTGAATTGCCGTGGGCGCACGTAGCCGCCGGCGGGGCCGCGCTGGGACCGTTGATCGCGGCCACTTTGGAACGGCTTCGCGCCATGCCTGACGGTCTGACCTACGGTCTCCTGCGCTATTTGAATCCCGAAGTGGGACTGGCTGGTTCGGAGCCGACCATCGAATTCAACTACCTCGGGCGGTTTGACGCCGATGCGGCCGTTCTGTCCGAACATCTCTGGCGGGTCGACGAGGACGCCATGGCGACCATCCCCGCGGCGTCGGCGATACCCACGCCGCTCGGCCACACCGTGGAATTCAACGCCGCCCTCCTGGATACCGGTACCGGCCAGCGCCTGCACACGACATGGACGTGGGCACCCTCAGCACTGGACGAGGAACAGATTCAGCGGCTGAACCGGCTGTTGTTCGAGGCACTGACCGGCATCTGCGCGCATGTGCGGCACGGTGGCGGCGGTGAGCCGGCACCGTCGGCCTGATCGTCGACGATAATGGCGTAACGACCCTGTTGAGCTCACTCGGGAGATTGTGCACGCGCATGGCGATCGACGACCTGGTGGTCGAAACCAGCAACGGCCCGGTCCGCGGCGTCGACGACGGCCGCGTCAAGGCGTGGAAGGGCATCCGCTACGCGGCGGCGCCGGTGGGCGACTTACGTTTCCGGGCGCCGCAACCGCCCGAGCGCTGGACCGAGATCGCCGACGCCACCGTGTTCGGGCCGGCCTGCCCGCAACCGGTCTTTCCCAACATGCCGCTGGATCTGGGCGCACCGCAGGGCGAGGACTGCCTGCGGCTCAACGTCTGGGCATCCTCTGAGACCCGGCCCGGGGACGCCAAACCGGTCCTGGTGTGGCTGCACGGCGGCGCCTACGTCCTGGGATCGAGCAGCCAGACGCTCTATGACGGCAGCAGGTTGGTCAGCCACGGCGACGTCGTCGTGGTGACGGTCAACTATCGGCTCGGCGTGCTCGGCTTCCTCGACCTGACGTCGTTGGACACCGCGGGGCGACGGTTCGACTCGAACGTCGGGCTGCGCGACGCGCTCGCGGCGCTGGAGTGGGTGCGCGACAACGTCGCCGCCTTCGGCGGCGATCCGCACCGGGTCACGCTGTTCGGTGAATCCGCCGGGGCGGGCATCGTCACGACGCTGCTGGCCAGCCCGGCGGCCGACGGCCTGTTCGCCGGCGCGATCGCGCAGAGCTCGCCGGCCACCTCGGTGTACGACCGCGACCGCGCGCACCGGGTCACCCAAGCCTTCCTCGGCAAACTGGGAATCGCCCCGTCGGAGGCGCAGCGGTTGGTCGACATGCCGATGGCGGCGATCCTGGCCGCGTCGCAAGAGGTGTTCGACGAAGTGCCGGCGCGCAACCCGGGAACGCTGGCGTTCGTGCCGATCGTCGACGGCGACGTACTGGGCGATTACCCTGTCAAGCTGGCGCAGGAGGGCCGCACCCACCCGGTCCCGCTGATCATCGGCACCAACAAACACGAGGCGGCACTCTTCCGGCTGATGCGCTCGCCGCTGATGCCGATCACCCCGAGCGCGATCACCTCGATGTTCAACCAGATCGCCGCCGAGCAACCCGATTTGCAGTTGCCCACCGAGGAGGAGATCGGCTCGGCGTATTCGCGATTGCGGCGCAAGGCGCGGAGTTTGAGCATCGCCACCGACGTCGGCTTCCGGATGCCCTCGGTGTGGCTGGCCGAGGGACACGCCCACGCGGCACCGGTGTATCTGTACCGGTTCGACTACTCCACCCCGTTGTTGAGGCTGCTGACGGTCGGAGCCGCGCACGCCACCGAATTGCCTTACGTCTGGGGAACTCTCGGTGCGCCCAAGGATCCCACGCTGAAGCTCGGCGGCACCAGAACCGCCAAGGCGGTCTCCAAGAGGGTGCGCACCCGATGGATCAACTTCGCCGCGCACGGCGCGCCCGCGGGACCCACCGGTGAGCCGGAATGGCCCCGCTACCGGGCGACCGACCGTGCCTGCCTGCTCATCGGCAAGAAGGACACCCTCGCCCATGACGTCGACGCGAACATCCGCGCCGCCTGGGGCAGCGAGATGGTGAGCTTTCGCTAACCGGATGCCTTGGCCGTCAACGCGTCTCGCTTCATCTGCTCGAACATGCCCACGTAGTACGGCAGACATTCCGACAGCGCCTGCTCCGTGGTGAACAGCGGTTGATAGCCGAGGTCACGAGACGCTTTGGCGATCGAGAAGAAGTTGTCCAGGTACAGCCGCTCGACGGCCAGTGGCTCGAGCAGCGGCGCCGGTATCCCAAACCGGAAATGCAGCCGTTGCCAACCCGTCATCGCCGCGCGCACGACGGGGCCGTTCACCCGGACGCGGGGCCAATTCTCGCCGCAGGCCTCGATCACCGGCCGCGCGAACTCGAACATGTTGATCGGCTCGGCGTCGTTGATGAAGTACGCCTGACCGGGTGCGGTGCCGCCGGGTACCAGATGCTGGGCCGCCAAGATGAAACCGTGAATCAGGTTGTGCACGTAGGAGTTGTCCAACCTGGCCGATTTGCGGCCGATCAACACCTTGACGTGACCGGCGATCACGCTCTCGAACAGCTTGCG
Coding sequences within it:
- a CDS encoding carboxylesterase/lipase family protein; protein product: MAIDDLVVETSNGPVRGVDDGRVKAWKGIRYAAAPVGDLRFRAPQPPERWTEIADATVFGPACPQPVFPNMPLDLGAPQGEDCLRLNVWASSETRPGDAKPVLVWLHGGAYVLGSSSQTLYDGSRLVSHGDVVVVTVNYRLGVLGFLDLTSLDTAGRRFDSNVGLRDALAALEWVRDNVAAFGGDPHRVTLFGESAGAGIVTTLLASPAADGLFAGAIAQSSPATSVYDRDRAHRVTQAFLGKLGIAPSEAQRLVDMPMAAILAASQEVFDEVPARNPGTLAFVPIVDGDVLGDYPVKLAQEGRTHPVPLIIGTNKHEAALFRLMRSPLMPITPSAITSMFNQIAAEQPDLQLPTEEEIGSAYSRLRRKARSLSIATDVGFRMPSVWLAEGHAHAAPVYLYRFDYSTPLLRLLTVGAAHATELPYVWGTLGAPKDPTLKLGGTRTAKAVSKRVRTRWINFAAHGAPAGPTGEPEWPRYRATDRACLLIGKKDTLAHDVDANIRAAWGSEMVSFR
- a CDS encoding non-ribosomal peptide synthetase; translation: MKMESDGGALPAAAAAEPAKRLLSIDLLDADEHSQLDEWGNRAVLAQPARTPVSIPQLFAAQVARDAEAVAVTCGSRSMTYGELNAASNRLAHLLVDRGAAPGERVAMLLPRCAEAIVAVLAVIKTGAAYVPMDPAHPDARLGMVLGDAAPIAVITTADLRLRVDTSDVPVIDINDSAIDAGVAAALPAPAADNLAYIVYTSGTTGMPKGVAVTHRNVTRLLESLDAELARGQVWTQCHSLAFDYSVWEIWAPLLYGARLLIVPDGVVRSSEEFHALLVREQVSVLSQTPSAFHALQTADALHSEMGQLNLQTVAFGGEALEPQRLASWFRNHPGSPRMINMYGITETTVHASFREIAVRDVENSVSPIGVPLAHLAFFVLDKFLRRVSAGAVGELYVAGAGVASGYWGRSGLTASRFVACPFGDAQAPGQRMYRTGDLVRWDADGELQYVGRADEQVKIRGYRIELGEVRAALGAMDGVEQAAVIAREDRPGDKRLVGYVTGTADPVKVRAQLADRLPEYMVPAAVVGLQALPLTVNGKLDTRALPAPEYRDADRYRAPGDAVEQVLADIYAQVLGVDRVGVDDSFFDLGGDSVLSMQVVARARAAGVACRQRDVFVEQTVARLAQVAVLLDGEAAEVDEGVGAVVATPIMRWLHDFDGPVDEYNQTVVLQAPSGVTEADVVVVLQALLDRHAMLRLRAADTGDGDWSLWVPEVGAVDARACLQSVDALSDEALVAARSRLNPATGAMFTALWVPNTGQLALMIHHLSVDVSSWRILFEDLNIAWAQHHHGQPVELPTGGTSFARWAAILSEHARSPAVVELADAWRQLLATPAALPAVRPAVDTYARAGHLLATLDIETTHQLLGEVSATFHAGVQDVLLIAFGLAWNEFLGAAGSPIGISVKGHGRAEELRRDVDLSRTVGWFTSKYPVALTVGELPWAHVAAGGAALGPLIAATLERLRAMPDGLTYGLLRYLNPEVGLAGSEPTIEFNYLGRFDADAAVLSEHLWRVDEDAMATIPAASAIPTPLGHTVEFNAALLDTGTGQRLHTTWTWAPSALDEEQIQRLNRLLFEALTGICAHVRHGGGGEPAPSA
- a CDS encoding glycosyltransferase yields the protein MRFALASYGTRGDIEPAVVIGRELQRRGHDVCIAVPPDLVGFAQSAGLSAVPYGAETNAWMDAFRTFTTTLFSRFWRVRDISRSGLEIKKVTDQSWAHMNETLKSLAEGADVVLAGQTYQEIAANVAEYHGLPLVTLHHVPMRPNGQVVAILPAPASRFAVRAFDWLTWRLSKKLEDAQRGELGLPKTTSSSPRRIAALRALEIQAYDEVAFPGLAAEWAKWRRQRPFVGALTMELATGADDEAASWIAAGTPPIFFGFGSMPVESPSDTIEMISGACAQLGERALICAGWGDFDDVPHSDHVKVVGALNYASIFPLCRAAVHHGGSGTTAASLRAGIPTLVLSVDGNQIIWGAQVKRRLKVGTHRRLSATTRESLVADLRRILAPEYAIRARDLAARMTTPAESVAKAADLAENFASSRRSA
- a CDS encoding dienelactone hydrolase family protein, whose product is MGAPEADLSGWSAAPFSGGGYTHDVYRKGAGPGVVLIPELPGIHPGVLGLGNHLVDNGFTVAIPSLFGEPGRAKTAGYLVGAIGRACVAREFAALALNKQRPVSAFLRALARDLNASTPGKGVGVIGQCFTGGFALAAAVDDSVLAPVLSQPSVPFPLGAARRRDPGLSESELTTVADRCATDGLCAMGLRFSEDKLSPGERFATLKERLGDAFEVIDIDSGPTNQHGFGKAAHSVLTDEVREIDGHPAYEARKRVVRFLTERLT